A genome region from Penicillium psychrofluorescens genome assembly, chromosome: 3 includes the following:
- a CDS encoding uncharacterized protein (ID:PFLUO_005567-T1.cds;~source:funannotate), with protein MLSYPKISIVAAALLAHSVAAQFVSAPKDLTKKEGHAGVNVRYKEVPPGICEQDPNVKSYSGYADVEENEHIFCHQLFIDQPATTGLSYTIPIPAYQDNDGYIIQLPDETCPGYAQAYGTCGTYSKSNVALVPNSTAGAAPNMWKTLQGFMGAFPQYSRNGLNFATESYGGHYGPVFNDYFLEQNAKRIPGSIPIELENVLIGNGWYDPLIQYQAYYNFSIFPGNTYDYDPYNASVKAEWYNNLYGEGNCVDQTLQCYATGRDDVCSGADNFCADKVESLYDNYSGRDEYDVRELTPDPFPYEFYVDYLNRPDIQAAIGAYQNFSEYSYTVGNGFGSTGDDDRESGTIQDVRRLLEAGVQVTMYFGDA; from the exons ATGCTGTCATATCCGAAGATCTCAATCGTAGCTGCAGCACTGCTGGCGCACTCGGTCGCGGCGCAATTCGTGTCTGCGCCAAAGGACTTgaccaagaaggagggtCATGCTGGCGTCAACGTGCGATACAAGGAAGTGCCCCCTGGCATCTGTGAACAGGATCCCAATGTGAAGAGCTATTCTGGCTACGCTGATGTTGAGGAGAATGAACATATTTTCTG TCACCAGCTCTTCATCGACCAGCCTGCCACGACTGGGCTTTCTTATACAATCCCCATTCCGGCATACCAGGATAACGATGGCTATATCATCCAACTCCCGGACGAGACCTGCCCCGGTTACGCCCAGGCATACGGAACATGCGGCACATACTCCAAGTCCAACGTTGCTTTAGTTCCCAACTCGACCGCAGGAGCAGCTCCGAATATGTGGAAGACTCTGCAAGGGTTCATGGGGGCTTTCCCACAGTACTCACGGAATGGCCTCAATTTCGCTACGGAAAGTTACGGGGGTCACTATGGCCCCGTGTTCAATG ATTATTTCCTGGAGCAGAATGCTAAACGGATTCCCGGCTCCATTCCGATCGAGCTTGAGAACGTTCTTATCGGGAATGGCTGGTACGATCCCCTGATTCAGTACCAGGCGTATTACAACTTCTCCATATTCCCCGGCAACACATACGACTATGATCCATACAACGCGTCTGTGAAGGCAGAATGGTACAACAACCTGTACGGCGAAGGAAACTGCGTCGACCAGACTCTGCAATGCTATGCCACGGGCCGCGACGACGTTTGTTCCGGGGCGGACAACTTTTGCGCCGACAAGGTTGAATCGCTCTACGACAACTACTCCGGGCGCGATGAGTACGACGTGCGCGAGCTGACACCGGACCCGTTCCCCTACGAGTTCTACGTGGACTACCTCAATCGCCCTGACATTCAAGCCGCCATTGGAGCGTATCAGAACTTTTCGGAATACTCTTATACTGTCGGCAATGGCTTCGGAAGTACAGGCGATGACGACCGTGAATCTGGAACGATACAGGATGTGAGAAGGCTGTTAGAAGCCGGAGTGCAGGTCACGATGTATTTTGGGGATGCGTAA